The following proteins come from a genomic window of Rubripirellula tenax:
- a CDS encoding DUF2997 domain-containing protein — MKTIDVVVSPVGATRVETNGFTGDQCRQASAFLEQALGLAQNERLKADFYKTEVRDQQQARQSS, encoded by the coding sequence TTGAAGACCATCGACGTGGTCGTCTCGCCCGTGGGTGCTACTCGCGTCGAGACGAATGGATTCACCGGCGATCAATGCCGGCAAGCCAGTGCGTTCCTGGAACAGGCCCTCGGGCTGGCTCAGAACGAACGACTTAAGGCGGACTTCTACAAAACCGAAGTCCGCGATCAACAACAAGCCCGGCAGTCGTCTTAG
- a CDS encoding AAA family ATPase yields MKLIQRMNELIRACFAGIWIQSHEHLDAIAELSSMCRDEDWRLAVWDVDQGLRHPNGSAIDVEVADPLAAVRAVSSMAADDTPSLLVLPNFHRFIGSAEIVQAISRAVNEGKQHRTFVVILSPVIQVPVELEKLFIVIEHPMPDREQLSRIAAGIATETNEMPTGRELDDVLDAAAGLSRYEAEGAFSLSLVRDGRLTPDSIWELKTQAVKKSGLLSLHRGGQNFGAIGGLDTLKAFTRRALVHRGRSGIQPRPRGVMLLSPPGCGKSEFCKCVGVEVGRPVLILDVGSLMGSLVGQSEERTRQALAIVDAMAPCVLMIDEVEKAFAGASGGGNDSGVSSRMFGTFLSWLNDHDSDVFVVCTANDVAKLPPEFSRAERFDGVFFVDLPGRTQKDEIWRLYVDRFGLDASDPKPSDDQWTGAEIKSCCRLASLLDVSLVQAAENVVPVAVTSSESVERLRRWADGRCLSAEQPGVYRSATKATRRRGVSTKPSIN; encoded by the coding sequence ATGAAACTAATACAACGAATGAACGAACTGATCCGAGCCTGTTTTGCCGGTATCTGGATCCAGTCGCACGAACACCTCGACGCCATCGCCGAACTGTCATCGATGTGCCGTGACGAAGATTGGCGGTTGGCGGTTTGGGACGTCGACCAAGGACTGCGGCACCCCAACGGATCGGCGATCGATGTTGAGGTCGCCGATCCGTTGGCGGCGGTCCGTGCGGTGTCGTCGATGGCAGCGGACGATACGCCGTCGTTGCTGGTGCTGCCCAACTTCCACCGCTTCATCGGTTCGGCCGAGATCGTGCAAGCGATCAGTCGAGCAGTGAACGAAGGCAAACAGCATCGCACGTTTGTCGTGATCCTGAGTCCGGTGATTCAGGTACCGGTGGAACTTGAAAAGCTGTTCATCGTGATCGAGCACCCGATGCCCGACCGCGAACAGCTCTCTCGAATCGCTGCCGGGATCGCAACGGAAACGAACGAGATGCCGACGGGCCGCGAACTGGATGACGTCCTCGATGCAGCAGCGGGACTGTCCCGTTATGAAGCCGAAGGTGCGTTTAGTTTGTCGCTGGTTCGTGATGGTCGTCTGACGCCTGATTCGATCTGGGAACTGAAGACCCAAGCGGTGAAAAAGTCGGGACTGCTGAGCCTGCACCGTGGTGGTCAAAACTTCGGTGCCATCGGCGGCCTTGATACACTCAAAGCGTTCACGCGGCGAGCACTCGTTCATCGCGGCCGATCTGGTATTCAGCCTCGCCCCCGCGGAGTGATGTTGCTGTCACCGCCCGGTTGTGGCAAGAGCGAGTTTTGCAAATGCGTGGGCGTTGAAGTCGGCCGTCCGGTATTGATTCTGGACGTCGGCAGCTTGATGGGTTCGCTCGTCGGTCAGTCCGAAGAGCGGACTCGTCAGGCACTCGCTATCGTTGACGCCATGGCACCCTGTGTGCTTATGATCGATGAAGTCGAGAAGGCGTTTGCGGGTGCCAGCGGCGGCGGCAACGACAGCGGCGTGTCGTCACGGATGTTCGGCACGTTCTTGTCGTGGCTCAATGATCACGACTCGGACGTGTTCGTGGTTTGCACGGCCAACGACGTGGCGAAGTTACCGCCTGAGTTCAGTCGAGCCGAACGATTCGACGGTGTGTTCTTTGTCGATCTGCCGGGCCGGACGCAGAAGGACGAGATCTGGCGTCTGTATGTCGATCGGTTTGGATTGGATGCAAGTGATCCCAAGCCGAGTGACGACCAGTGGACCGGTGCCGAGATCAAGTCGTGTTGCCGATTGGCCTCACTGCTGGATGTCTCGTTGGTTCAGGCTGCTGAGAACGTCGTGCCAGTCGCGGTGACTTCATCCGAGTCGGTCGAACGCTTGCGGCGTTGGGCAGATGGTCGATGTCTGTCAGCTGAACAGCCCGGCGTCTATCGGTCGGCTACCAAAGCGACACGCCGACGCGGTGTGTCGACGAAGCCGTCGATCAACTGA